A single genomic interval of Puntigrus tetrazona isolate hp1 chromosome 1, ASM1883169v1, whole genome shotgun sequence harbors:
- the si:ch73-109d9.1 gene encoding uncharacterized protein si:ch73-109d9.1 isoform X5: MSEALFLTFQSQLSVVMETVLKSAMFEITRLVEDSFLEEVGHRKQEVEVLKRRLQLSESKLREREREWERGRKTRCPDCGRTGEPSSRDESQPVETVRGSDSLCLGLSLRDQPTNQPTLTEEVWSARQRLESTKQTTAHSHSKEKNDVHRQNAKEIVTPNSNAQIHQDFLQRILGNAPVHSESTSDFKPRASSLDKSDKNFTLDKDMESNHSRLSQSPSAQDAHEDLPSSSPNGRVKTETELDLLPVKEEEEMVPVWDSVSRDDGCNAEMADTSQGELRGPCDQEEIQISRRFAEHGSTEQGNLHPINKQRTFSVVAREILTQFQVWQRACYSRNIEWGPITAKIISALPQLYGREAEVIVRCTKMLHNRRDYLRRRAKGLFLT; the protein is encoded by the exons ATGTCAGAAGCACTTTTCCTCACATTCCAGTCTCAGCTCTCCGTTGTCATGGAGACCGTCCTCAAGTCAGCCATGTTTGAGATAACCAGGCTGGTGGAAGACAGCTTCCTCGAGGAAGTGGGTCATCGTAAACAGGAGGTGGAGGTCTTGAAACGAAGGTTGCAGTTGTCTGAGAGTAaactgagggagagagagagggaatggGAACGGGGGAGGAAGACGCGGTGCCCGGACTGCGGCCGAACAGGAGAGCCCAGCAGCAGAGATGAGAGCCAGCCTGTAGAGACAGTCCGTG GATCAGACAGCCTTTGTTTAGGCCTAAGCCTGAGAGATCAGCCTACCAATCAACCTACTCTGACTGAAGAAGTGTGGAGTGCCAGACAGCGCCTGGAGTCTaccaaacaaacaacagcacACTCACACTCCAAAGAGAAGAATGATGTACACAGGCAGAATGCAAAAGAGATCGTCACGCCTAACTCCAATGCACAAATTCACCAGGATTTTTTGCAGAGGATTCTGGGCAATGCACCCGTTCACAGTGAGTCCACTAGTGACTTCAAACCCAGAGCGAGCAGTTTAGACAAATCCGACAAAAACTTTACTCTCGATAAGGACATGGAATCGAACCACTCAAGACTGTCACAAAGTCCTTCGGCTCAGGATGCGCACGAGGACTTGCCGTCGTCTTCGCCAAACGGCAGAGTAAAAACAGAAACGGAGCTGGATCTTCTCCCTGTCAAGGAGGAAGAAGAGATGGTTCCGGTGTGGGACAGCGTCAGCAGAGATGACGGATGCAATGCAGAAATGGCTGATACGAGTCAGGGAGAGCTCAGAGGACCTTGTGATCAGGAGGAGATACAG atcAGTCGAAGGTTTGCAGAACACGGTTCTACAGAACAAGGAAATTTACACCCCATAAACAAGCAGAGGACATTCAGC GTTGTGGCCAGGGAGATCCTGACTCAGTTCCAGGTATGGCAGAGGGCCTGCTATAGCAGGAACATTGAGTGGGGTCCAATCACAGCCAAG ataATTTCTGCGTTGCCGCAGTTGTATGGTCGGGAGGCAGAGGTGATCGTAAGATGTACTAAGATGCTACACAACCGCAGGGATTACCTTCGAAGGAGAGCGAAG GGGCTGTTTTTAACGTGA
- the si:ch73-109d9.1 gene encoding uncharacterized protein si:ch73-109d9.1 isoform X3, which produces MSEALFLTFQSQLSVVMETVLKSAMFEITRLVEDSFLEEVGHRKQEVEVLKRRLQLSESKLREREREWERGRKTRCPDCGRTGEPSSRDESQPVETVRGSDSLCLGLSLRDQPTNQPTLTEEVWSARQRLESTKQTTAHSHSKEKNDVHRQNAKEIVTPNSNAQIHQDFLQRILGNAPVHSESTSDFKPRASSLDKSDKNFTLDKDMESNHSRLSQSPSAQDAHEDLPSSSPNGRVKTETELDLLPVKEEEEMVPVWDSVSRDDGCNAEMADTSQGELRGPCDQEEIQISRRFAEHGSTEQGNLHPINKQRTFSVVAREILTQFQVWQRACYSRNIEWGPITAKIISALPQLYGREAEVIVRCTKMLHNRRDYLRRRAKVRVHRHKKLNLLKVQCVDFSGI; this is translated from the exons ATGTCAGAAGCACTTTTCCTCACATTCCAGTCTCAGCTCTCCGTTGTCATGGAGACCGTCCTCAAGTCAGCCATGTTTGAGATAACCAGGCTGGTGGAAGACAGCTTCCTCGAGGAAGTGGGTCATCGTAAACAGGAGGTGGAGGTCTTGAAACGAAGGTTGCAGTTGTCTGAGAGTAaactgagggagagagagagggaatggGAACGGGGGAGGAAGACGCGGTGCCCGGACTGCGGCCGAACAGGAGAGCCCAGCAGCAGAGATGAGAGCCAGCCTGTAGAGACAGTCCGTG GATCAGACAGCCTTTGTTTAGGCCTAAGCCTGAGAGATCAGCCTACCAATCAACCTACTCTGACTGAAGAAGTGTGGAGTGCCAGACAGCGCCTGGAGTCTaccaaacaaacaacagcacACTCACACTCCAAAGAGAAGAATGATGTACACAGGCAGAATGCAAAAGAGATCGTCACGCCTAACTCCAATGCACAAATTCACCAGGATTTTTTGCAGAGGATTCTGGGCAATGCACCCGTTCACAGTGAGTCCACTAGTGACTTCAAACCCAGAGCGAGCAGTTTAGACAAATCCGACAAAAACTTTACTCTCGATAAGGACATGGAATCGAACCACTCAAGACTGTCACAAAGTCCTTCGGCTCAGGATGCGCACGAGGACTTGCCGTCGTCTTCGCCAAACGGCAGAGTAAAAACAGAAACGGAGCTGGATCTTCTCCCTGTCAAGGAGGAAGAAGAGATGGTTCCGGTGTGGGACAGCGTCAGCAGAGATGACGGATGCAATGCAGAAATGGCTGATACGAGTCAGGGAGAGCTCAGAGGACCTTGTGATCAGGAGGAGATACAG atcAGTCGAAGGTTTGCAGAACACGGTTCTACAGAACAAGGAAATTTACACCCCATAAACAAGCAGAGGACATTCAGC GTTGTGGCCAGGGAGATCCTGACTCAGTTCCAGGTATGGCAGAGGGCCTGCTATAGCAGGAACATTGAGTGGGGTCCAATCACAGCCAAG ataATTTCTGCGTTGCCGCAGTTGTATGGTCGGGAGGCAGAGGTGATCGTAAGATGTACTAAGATGCTACACAACCGCAGGGATTACCTTCGAAGGAGAGCGAAGGTTAGAGTTCACAGGCACAAAAAACTGAATCTCCTAAAGGTGCAGTGTGTAGATTTTAGCGGCATATAG
- the si:ch73-109d9.1 gene encoding uncharacterized protein si:ch73-109d9.1 isoform X4, with product MSEALFLTFQSQLSVVMETVLKSAMFEITRLVEDSFLEEVGHRKQEVEVLKRRLQLSESKLREREREWERGRKTRCPDCGRTGEPSSRDESQPVETVRGSDSLCLGLSLRDQPTNQPTLTEEVWSARQRLESTKQTTAHSHSKEKNDVHRQNAKEIVTPNSNAQIHQDFLQRILGNAPVHSESTSDFKPRASSLDKSDKNFTLDKDMESNHSRLSQSPSAQDAHEDLPSSSPNGRVKTETELDLLPVKEEEEMVPVWDSVSRDDGCNAEMADTSQGELRGPCDQEEIQISRRFAEHGSTEQGNLHPINKQRTFSVVAREILTQFQVWQRACYSRNIEWGPITAKIISALPQLYGREAEVIVRCTKMLHNRRDYLRRRAKRSYGADTGLRRRSLRQRR from the exons ATGTCAGAAGCACTTTTCCTCACATTCCAGTCTCAGCTCTCCGTTGTCATGGAGACCGTCCTCAAGTCAGCCATGTTTGAGATAACCAGGCTGGTGGAAGACAGCTTCCTCGAGGAAGTGGGTCATCGTAAACAGGAGGTGGAGGTCTTGAAACGAAGGTTGCAGTTGTCTGAGAGTAaactgagggagagagagagggaatggGAACGGGGGAGGAAGACGCGGTGCCCGGACTGCGGCCGAACAGGAGAGCCCAGCAGCAGAGATGAGAGCCAGCCTGTAGAGACAGTCCGTG GATCAGACAGCCTTTGTTTAGGCCTAAGCCTGAGAGATCAGCCTACCAATCAACCTACTCTGACTGAAGAAGTGTGGAGTGCCAGACAGCGCCTGGAGTCTaccaaacaaacaacagcacACTCACACTCCAAAGAGAAGAATGATGTACACAGGCAGAATGCAAAAGAGATCGTCACGCCTAACTCCAATGCACAAATTCACCAGGATTTTTTGCAGAGGATTCTGGGCAATGCACCCGTTCACAGTGAGTCCACTAGTGACTTCAAACCCAGAGCGAGCAGTTTAGACAAATCCGACAAAAACTTTACTCTCGATAAGGACATGGAATCGAACCACTCAAGACTGTCACAAAGTCCTTCGGCTCAGGATGCGCACGAGGACTTGCCGTCGTCTTCGCCAAACGGCAGAGTAAAAACAGAAACGGAGCTGGATCTTCTCCCTGTCAAGGAGGAAGAAGAGATGGTTCCGGTGTGGGACAGCGTCAGCAGAGATGACGGATGCAATGCAGAAATGGCTGATACGAGTCAGGGAGAGCTCAGAGGACCTTGTGATCAGGAGGAGATACAG atcAGTCGAAGGTTTGCAGAACACGGTTCTACAGAACAAGGAAATTTACACCCCATAAACAAGCAGAGGACATTCAGC GTTGTGGCCAGGGAGATCCTGACTCAGTTCCAGGTATGGCAGAGGGCCTGCTATAGCAGGAACATTGAGTGGGGTCCAATCACAGCCAAG ataATTTCTGCGTTGCCGCAGTTGTATGGTCGGGAGGCAGAGGTGATCGTAAGATGTACTAAGATGCTACACAACCGCAGGGATTACCTTCGAAGGAGAGCGAAG AGAAGCTACGGTGCTGATACAGGACTAAGACGCCGTAGTCTGAGACAGCGGAGATAG
- the si:ch73-109d9.1 gene encoding uncharacterized protein si:ch73-109d9.1 isoform X2, whose product MSEALFLTFQSQLSVVMETVLKSAMFEITRLVEDSFLEEVGHRKQEVEVLKRRLQLSESKLREREREWERGRKTRCPDCGRTGEPSSRDESQPVETVRGSDSLCLGLSLRDQPTNQPTLTEEVWSARQRLESTKQTTAHSHSKEKNDVHRQNAKEIVTPNSNAQIHQDFLQRILGNAPVHSESTSDFKPRASSLDKSDKNFTLDKDMESNHSRLSQSPSAQDAHEDLPSSSPNGRVKTETELDLLPVKEEEEMVPVWDSVSRDDGCNAEMADTSQGELRGPCDQEEIQISRRFAEHGSTEQGNLHPINKQRTFSVVAREILTQFQVWQRACYSRNIEWGPITAKIISALPQLYGREAEVIVRCTKMLHNRRDYLRRRAKETAVERNLLPMGQQYLVQLQRGDTVQNVKL is encoded by the exons ATGTCAGAAGCACTTTTCCTCACATTCCAGTCTCAGCTCTCCGTTGTCATGGAGACCGTCCTCAAGTCAGCCATGTTTGAGATAACCAGGCTGGTGGAAGACAGCTTCCTCGAGGAAGTGGGTCATCGTAAACAGGAGGTGGAGGTCTTGAAACGAAGGTTGCAGTTGTCTGAGAGTAaactgagggagagagagagggaatggGAACGGGGGAGGAAGACGCGGTGCCCGGACTGCGGCCGAACAGGAGAGCCCAGCAGCAGAGATGAGAGCCAGCCTGTAGAGACAGTCCGTG GATCAGACAGCCTTTGTTTAGGCCTAAGCCTGAGAGATCAGCCTACCAATCAACCTACTCTGACTGAAGAAGTGTGGAGTGCCAGACAGCGCCTGGAGTCTaccaaacaaacaacagcacACTCACACTCCAAAGAGAAGAATGATGTACACAGGCAGAATGCAAAAGAGATCGTCACGCCTAACTCCAATGCACAAATTCACCAGGATTTTTTGCAGAGGATTCTGGGCAATGCACCCGTTCACAGTGAGTCCACTAGTGACTTCAAACCCAGAGCGAGCAGTTTAGACAAATCCGACAAAAACTTTACTCTCGATAAGGACATGGAATCGAACCACTCAAGACTGTCACAAAGTCCTTCGGCTCAGGATGCGCACGAGGACTTGCCGTCGTCTTCGCCAAACGGCAGAGTAAAAACAGAAACGGAGCTGGATCTTCTCCCTGTCAAGGAGGAAGAAGAGATGGTTCCGGTGTGGGACAGCGTCAGCAGAGATGACGGATGCAATGCAGAAATGGCTGATACGAGTCAGGGAGAGCTCAGAGGACCTTGTGATCAGGAGGAGATACAG atcAGTCGAAGGTTTGCAGAACACGGTTCTACAGAACAAGGAAATTTACACCCCATAAACAAGCAGAGGACATTCAGC GTTGTGGCCAGGGAGATCCTGACTCAGTTCCAGGTATGGCAGAGGGCCTGCTATAGCAGGAACATTGAGTGGGGTCCAATCACAGCCAAG ataATTTCTGCGTTGCCGCAGTTGTATGGTCGGGAGGCAGAGGTGATCGTAAGATGTACTAAGATGCTACACAACCGCAGGGATTACCTTCGAAGGAGAGCGAAG GAAACGGCTGTGGAGAGAAATCTTTTACCTATGGGCCAGCAATATCTTGTACAACTTCAAAGAGGCGATACTGTTCAAAAtgtaaagttgtaa
- the si:ch73-109d9.1 gene encoding uncharacterized protein si:ch73-109d9.1 isoform X1 — protein sequence MSEALFLTFQSQLSVVMETVLKSAMFEITRLVEDSFLEEVGHRKQEVEVLKRRLQLSESKLREREREWERGRKTRCPDCGRTGEPSSRDESQPVETVRGSDSLCLGLSLRDQPTNQPTLTEEVWSARQRLESTKQTTAHSHSKEKNDVHRQNAKEIVTPNSNAQIHQDFLQRILGNAPVHSESTSDFKPRASSLDKSDKNFTLDKDMESNHSRLSQSPSAQDAHEDLPSSSPNGRVKTETELDLLPVKEEEEMVPVWDSVSRDDGCNAEMADTSQGELRGPCDQEEIQVESFPGLNSLDMPDATSYFTPYSVSTLVHQGIRAQHSHLCTTELMLSSIPERSHAFVQPENGQSYPGSKSSVLYSPVDVCPGEKAISHAQYTKRFSQDKHGTPEQIHAERSHHCTQCGKKFARACDLKAHSLFHKGKKPLSCSAVRSDVRVQLRAQGSPEKPLRGATSRLSALRQGLRSHEQLQAASEHPHAREALQLHSMRDAIQSGHQPAGSSPTTQPRGEDLQLPSLWKELPESQTDEGSFTESPRKRREINITKLCLN from the exons ATGTCAGAAGCACTTTTCCTCACATTCCAGTCTCAGCTCTCCGTTGTCATGGAGACCGTCCTCAAGTCAGCCATGTTTGAGATAACCAGGCTGGTGGAAGACAGCTTCCTCGAGGAAGTGGGTCATCGTAAACAGGAGGTGGAGGTCTTGAAACGAAGGTTGCAGTTGTCTGAGAGTAaactgagggagagagagagggaatggGAACGGGGGAGGAAGACGCGGTGCCCGGACTGCGGCCGAACAGGAGAGCCCAGCAGCAGAGATGAGAGCCAGCCTGTAGAGACAGTCCGTG GATCAGACAGCCTTTGTTTAGGCCTAAGCCTGAGAGATCAGCCTACCAATCAACCTACTCTGACTGAAGAAGTGTGGAGTGCCAGACAGCGCCTGGAGTCTaccaaacaaacaacagcacACTCACACTCCAAAGAGAAGAATGATGTACACAGGCAGAATGCAAAAGAGATCGTCACGCCTAACTCCAATGCACAAATTCACCAGGATTTTTTGCAGAGGATTCTGGGCAATGCACCCGTTCACAGTGAGTCCACTAGTGACTTCAAACCCAGAGCGAGCAGTTTAGACAAATCCGACAAAAACTTTACTCTCGATAAGGACATGGAATCGAACCACTCAAGACTGTCACAAAGTCCTTCGGCTCAGGATGCGCACGAGGACTTGCCGTCGTCTTCGCCAAACGGCAGAGTAAAAACAGAAACGGAGCTGGATCTTCTCCCTGTCAAGGAGGAAGAAGAGATGGTTCCGGTGTGGGACAGCGTCAGCAGAGATGACGGATGCAATGCAGAAATGGCTGATACGAGTCAGGGAGAGCTCAGAGGACCTTGTGATCAGGAGGAGATACAGGTAGAAAGCTTTCCAGGTCTAAACTCTCTCGACATGCCAGACGCCACTTCATATTTCACACCTTATTCAGTCAGCACACTGGTACATCAAGGTATTAGGGCACAACATAGTCATTTATGCACAACAGAGCTGATGCTCTCTAGCATACCAGAGAGGTCACATGCATTTGTCCAACCAGAAAACGGACAAAGTTATCCTGGTTCAAAGAGTTCCGTCCTCTATTCTCCTGTTGATGTTTGTCCAGGCGAGAAAGCAATCAGCCATGCGCAATACACAAAGCGTTTCTCCCAGGACAAACATGGGACACCTGAACAAATCCATGCAGAAAGGTCCCACCATTGCACCCAATGTGGGAAAAAGTTTGCGAGGGCATGCGACCTCAAGGCTCATTCACTGTTCCACAAGGGCAAGAAGCCTCTGAGCTGCTCTGCAGTGCGATCAGACGTTCGCGTACAACTTCGAGCTCAAGGCTCACCAGAGAAACCACTCAGGGGAGCGACCTCACGTCTGTCCGCACTGCGGCAAGGCCTTCGCTCGCATGAGCAACTTCAGGCAGCATCAGAACATCCACACGCGCGAGAAGCTCTTCAGCTGCACTCAATGCGGGATGCGATTCAATCGGGCCACCAACCTGCGGGTTCATCTCCGACGACACAGCCACGCGGGGAAGACTTACAATTGCCCTCATTGTGGAAAGAGCTTCCTGAATCCCAGACAGATGAAGGCTCATTTACTGAAAGCCCACGGAAGAGGAGGGAAATAAACATAACTAAATTATGTTTGAACTGA